The genomic region TTCTAGAGCGCGTAATTGTTCCAGTTTTTCAGCCTGTTCAAGCTCACCTGGGCTCAAGCGCACAAAGGTGTCAAGAAATTCTTTACGGTAGGCATAAAGGCCTATGTGACGCAGGTAAGTAGGGCTTGGACCTGGTGGACGATAAAAAGGTATCAAGGAACGTGAAAAATAAATGGCCTGTCCCTCTTTATTAAGCACTACTTTGACCCGATTGGGATCGTGCTTATCTTCCTCGCGTTCAATGGGCACCGCCACCGTAGCCATAGGCAGATCTGCATTTAAGAGAAGTGGCTTTACCAGTTCTTCAATAACCGCTGGTTCAAGGAGGGGCTGGTCAGCCTGAATATTTACTACAATGTCATCTGGTGCAAGGCGGAGGATTTCTGCGGCCTCGGCAATTCGTTCGGTTCCACAGGTATGTTCTTTACTGGTAAGCAAGGCTTCACCCTCTATTTCTTCTACGACCTTTTTTATTCGTTCATCGTCCGTGGCTACTACCACTTTTTCTAAAACTGAGCTTAATCTTGCCCTTTCATAAACATGAACAATCATCGGACGCCCTGCTATTAAAGCTAGAGGTTTTCCCGGAAGTCTAGTCGAACCGTACCTTGCTGGAATAAAACCATAAATTTTCATATTTCCTCCATTGTTAAAATTATATTTCCTTTTATATACTTCGTTTATAACCCAAAAAGGAGGGAATTATGATTTATTTTTTCCCAGGAAAAGAAGTAAAGTTTGAAAATCATCCCAAGTTTAGCGGGGTAAAGTGGTTCCCTATGATAGACAAAAATAAAACCGATCGCGTAAGCGTTTGTTATCTTCTCATTGAACCAGGAGTGGAAATTCCCGTTCACATCCATGATCCAGAGATAGATTCTATCCTTGTGCTTGAAGGCGAAGCTGAAATCTACATGAACGGCGGCTGGCATAAGGTAGAAGCTGGCGATTATTTATTCGTGCCCGCCAAAGAAGAACACGGCGTAAAAAATATTGGTAAAACGCCTCTTAAGCTCTTTATTGTTCATTCGCCACCGTTATATTAAAGGCTCTTACGAGGAGGTATGATGATTAAACCTGATTTTGAAAAAACTGGTGGACTGGTGCCGGTTATTGCCCAGGATTATAAAACCGGCGACGTGCTTATGCTGGCTTATATGAACGAAGAAGCCTGGAAGAAGACTTTAGAAACTGGAAAAGTCCACTATTACAGCCGGAGCCGTAATAAAATATGGTTAAAAGGTGAATCTTCCGGTCACGTGCAGTTAGTAAAAGAAATTTTTCTTGACTGTGATCTTGATACAGTTTTGATAAAAGTTGACCAATTAGGTGGGGCGGCCTGCCACAAAGGTTATCGTTCCTGTTTTTATCGCCGATTAGATGGTAATGAGTTAAAAATTGTTGGCGAAAAAATATTTGATCCCGAGGTGGTCTATGGAAAAAAAGCTTAAACTTGGAATTCCAAAGGGAAGTCTTGAGAAGGCTACTATGGAACTATTTGAAAAATCTGGCTGGCGTATAAATGTTCACCACCGGAATTATTTTCCAGACATTGATGACCCGGAGATAGAATGTGCCATTTGCCGCGCGCAGGAAATGAGCCGTTATGTAGAACAGGGCATTCTTGATTGCGGCATAACCGGAAAAGACTGGATTCTTGAAAATAACTCTGATGTTCATACTATAACCGAACTAATCTATTCCAAAGTTAGCAAAAGGCCGGCTCGTTGGGTTTTGGCGGTCCCAGCTGATTCTAACATTAAAAGGCTAGAAGATTTAGAAGGTAAAAAAATTGCCACCGAGCTAGTTAATTTCACCAAGCGTTATTTTGCCGAAAGAGGCATAAACGTAACGGTTGAATTTTCCTGGGGAGCCACAGAGGCCAAAGTGGTCCAAGGGCTTGCCGATGCCATCGTAGAGGTTACGGAAACCGGAAGTACCATAAGGGCTCACGGACTAAAGATTATTCACGAACTCATGCAGAGTACGCCGCAGTTCATTGCTAATCACGAATCCTGGAATGACCCTTGGAAAAGAAAAAAAATGGAACAACTGGCTATTATGTTGAAAGGGGCCTTACGCGCCCATAAACTAGTAGGGCTCAAAATGAACGTAGCTAGAGAAAATCTGGATAAAATAGTGGAAATACTGCCAAGCTTAAATGCTCCTACCATTTCGCCGCTTTACCAGAGTGACTGGTTTGCCGTGGAAACTGTGGTCTCTGAAGATGTAGTAAGAGAGCTTATTCCCAAACTCCTTGAAGCCGGGGCTCAGGGAATAATTGAATACGCCTTAAACAAGGTAATTTAAGACTGCTTTGTCGCGCTTACACGCTCCTCGCAGTGATAAATTGGAATAGTCACTGCGAGCCCGTGTGGATAAAGCAGTCTTAAATGAGACCTTTGCAAAATTAAGGAAAATATAGATTGATCGCCACAGCGCTTAGTGCTTCGCGACAGAGATTGCTTCGGCTGCTAACGCAGCCTCGCAATGACTATCTCACGGTGTCACTGCGAGACCGTGTGGGAAAGCAGTCTTAAATAAAACATTGTAAAAGTCTAAAGGATTAAAATATGCGTTTTAAAAAATTACTTTTGTTCGTTTTTTTATTGGGAATGGCGGCCTGCCAGAGTGTGGAGCCACCGCCCAGTTTTTATCAAGAAAAGTCCAATGTTCACCTTGAAAGAGCCTATATCTACTATCACGAAGGCCGCCTGGCTGAAGCCTTAAAAGAGGCTTTTCTGGCCAAAGATATTAACCCTAAGGACCATAACATCTATAACCTGATCGGCCTAATTTACATGGACAAAGGCCAATATAACGAAGCCGAAAAATACTTCAAAAAAGCTTTGGAAATAGCCCCGGATTCACCTGAAATTCTTAATAATTTAGGTTCACTCTATCTACTTAAAAACGAAATAAAAAAAGCTATTTCTTGCTTTGAAAAGGCCTTAAAAGACCCCTTTTATCCTAAACCCTTTATTGCTTACACAAACCTGGCCTGGGCTTACTACAAACTGGGAGACAAAGATAAGGCTATTTATTACTTAGATAAAGCCCTCAACTACAACCCCAGGTATTCGGTGGCCTACTTTTATAGAGGTTTAATAGCCCTGGAAGAAGGGATACTTGATAAAGCTCAGCTTGATTTTCGCCGTGCCATAAGATTTAACCGTCAGGACATGGCCTCCCGTTATTATCTGGGTATAGTTTATTTTCGTTTGAACCAGATAGAAAAAGCAAAAAAGGTATGGCGTTCAATTATAGAGCTAGCCCCAGAGTCCCGCTGGGCCTTAAAGGCTGAAGAAAAACTCATGACTTTAGAAGAACTAGAAGGTTCTTAACTACTTACGAAATATTAACGAAAAAATAAGAGTTAAAAGAATACTTAAAAGAATACATGTCCCCAGCGGAAAATAAAAAGTAAAGTTATCTCGCTTTATTAGTATGTCTCCAGGAAGTTTACCTAAAAACGGTATTTTGCTACCAAGAATCATTATCCCGCCGACAAAAACCATAAAAAGGCCAACCAGTATGATAATCTTCCCTAAGTCTTCAAAGGGATTCATTTTTGGCCCTCCTTAATCTTCGGCGTAATTTTTTATTGTAGCGTTCCTCTTCACTAAATATACAACCACAATAAGGCTGGCGGTAGATATCAAGTATTTTAGCTTCTTCCTGACCCTCTTCCCAGCCGATTCTAAAATCCTTATATAAAAAGGGAACTTTGTAACGAAAAGCAAGGTCTTCGGCTATATCTTTTATGAGGCTATGAGCTTGATAGCGACTATAAAGTAGGGTGGTGGTAAAGGCTTCAGCTTTTTCTTCCAAAGCCTTTTTTACTGTTTGTTCAAGCCTTATTAAATAACAAATCTCACATCGTTTATCTTCCCGGTAAGTAATGGCTCTTAAAAAATTTCTCAAGCCGTATTCGGTATCGTAAATTACAGGTAAATTTTTTATTTCTGCTACTTGCCTTAAAGCCCGAATCCTTCTGCGAAATTCCTGATAAGGGTGTATATTAGGGTTAAAAAAATAACCGGTTACTTCAAAACCCTCTTTATAAAGAACTTTTAAAGGATAAAGGGCACAAGGGCCACAACAAATATGGAGTAAAATTTTTGATTTTTTCATTTTCATCATGTTTGTGAACAAGAGACTTTTGCAAAATCCAGTAAACAAGATTGAAATCGCTCCAGCGCCTGGAGCCTTGCCACAGAGATTGCTTCGCCACTTCGTGGCTCGCAATGACTCTTTTTGGTTATCACTGCGAGCCTATCTCCTAGTGTCACTGCGAGCCCGTATGGGCGAAGCAGTCTCTTAAATAAGATGTTCTGTAAAGGTCTTTGTGAATAAATGTTTAAAATTATGTTAAAAGGTTGTTGAAATTTATGTTAAAATATTTTACCCCAAAATTTAAACAAAGTTTTCAACAATCTCTTTTTATAGAAAATACTAAGATTTGCCCTTTTTTTGACAATTTAAACCCGCTATATAAATTTAAAAAGTCTTTAAAAGAAAATAATAGGAGTTAGAGATGAAACTTATTGTGGAAAAAGAATCTCTTCTAAAAGTACTTTCAAAAGTTCAAGGTATAGCTGACCGTAAATCCAGTATGGCCATTCTTTCTACAATTCTATTTAAAGTCCTCGATAGTGGTATCGAAATTTCGGCTACAGACCTTGAGTTAGGTTTTAAATCATATGTTGAAGCTGAAGTGGAAACTCCTGGAGCCTTAGCCGTTCCGGCTCGCAAATTTTACGAGATAGTCAAAGACTTTCCTCAAGAGAGGCTTATTCTTGAAGAAGAAGGCCATTATTTAAATATTACTTCTCCTGGAGACGATGATGTTTTCTTTCGTCTGGCCTGTCTTCCCGCGGAAGATTTTCCTGCCCTTCCTGTAACAGAAGAAGCTGGCTTAATAGAAATAGCCGGTGATTTATTGGCTGAGATGATTACAAAAACCATATTCTGTGTAGCCACAGAAGAAACTCGCTTCATTCTTTCTGGTATTTATATGGAACAGCCTGAAGGAGAAGATGTTCTGCGTTTAGTTGCCACTGATGGCCATCGTCTGGCCATGATAGACCGCCAGATTGAGAATATTTCAAGCCTTAATCTTAATCCAGGAATTATTGTGCCTAAGAAGGCGGCCCAAGAGATAAAAAAGCTAGCACAAGATATTCCCATTTTACAGTTCGGTTTAAAAGATAACCATCTTATTATAGCTGCCCCCAACATGGTGCTTACAGCTCGTTTGATAGATGGCCAGTATCCCGATTACCGGGCTGTTATTCCTGATGTTCAAGAAAACCCAGTAATTCTACCGCGCCAAAAACTTCTTGAGGCTTTAAAGCGAACATCTATTATTTCGGCTGAACGTTATCGTCCGGTAGCCTTTCATTTAAACCCAGGTTATCTTACCCTTGTTGCTCAGCATCCTGATCTAGGTGAGGCTAGAGAAAAAATTCCTATAAACTATGAAGGCGAAGAAGTTGCTCTTAATTTTAACGCCAAATATTTGATTGACGCCCTTGAGGCCATGAATTCAGAGGAAGTAGAATTTTACCTTAAAGATGAAGATACCCCCTGTATAATCAAAGGTCCTGAAGACTTCGGTTTTCTCTGCTTAGTAATGCCCATGTCGAGTGTGTAGCCATGAAAAATAATTATAAGGCTTCCCAAATCAAAGTTTTAGAAGGGTTAGAAGGGGTAAGAACCAGGCCGGCTATGTATATTGGCTCAACCGGCCCAGAGGGTTTTCATCACCTTCTTTGGGAGGTGGTGGATAACGCCGTGGACGAGGCGCTGGCTGGTTTTTGCACCGAGATAAAAGTTATTATCCACGAGGATAATTCCATCACTGTGGCTGATAACGGCCGTGGTATTCCTATAGATATCCATCCTACAGAAGGGATTCCTGCTCTTGAAGTGGTGATGACTAAACTTCATGCTGGCGGCAAGTTTGACCACAGTGTTTATAAAGTTTCTGGTGGTCTTCACGGGGTGGGAGTTTCGGTGGTAAACGCCCTTTCTGAGTGGCTTATAGCCGAGGTCCACCGTGACGGAAAGATATACCGCCAGAAGTATGAGCGAGGTGTCACTGTAACTCCCCTTGAAGTGGTAGGTGAAACCCAAAAAAGTGGCACTATCATCACTTTTAAGCCTGATGTAGAAATATTTGGCGAGCTTGAATTTGATTACGAGATTATAGAAAATCGTCTAAGAGAGCTTGCCTTTTTAAACCCCAAAGTAAAGTTTATCTTGATTGACGAACGAACCGGCGCTAAACAGGAGTTTCATTATAAAGGTGGCATAATTGAATTCGTCAAACACTTAAATCGCCGCCGAGAGGTCATCAACAAAGAACCCATTTATGTTTCCGGTGAAAAAGATCTGGTGCAAATAGAAGTAGCCCTTCAGTATCACACGGGTTTTAACGAAATCTGTTATTCATTCGTGAACAACATAAATACCAAAGAAGGCGGCACTCACGTAATCGGTTTTAGGGCAGCTTTGACCAAAGCCATTAATCGTTATATTGCCACCCACGACAATCTACCAAAGGCTTTAAAAATCAAGGTAGAAGGTGACGACGTCCGCGAAGGGCTTACCACGGTTATATCGGTAAGGATCCCTGAACCCCAATTTGAAGGGCAGACAAAGACTAAACTTGGCAACAGTGAAATAAAGCCTTTGGTGGAATCAATAGTTTTTGAAGGTCTTTCTCGCTGGTTTGAGGAGCACCCCAAAGAGATTCGCCAGATTCTCGCCAAGATAGTGGAAGCGGCTAGAGCCCGTGAGGCAGCCAGGCGAGCGCGTGAGCTGGTGCGTAAAAAGGGCCAGGCTCTGGACGTAATGATGGCTGGAAAACTTGCGGAATGTCAGTCTAAGAAACCAGAAGAAAGAGAGCTTTTCATTGTTGAGGGAGATTCGGCTGGTGGCAGTGCCAAACAAGGGCGAGACCGGCGTTTCCAAGCTATCTTACCACTTAGAGGAAAGATTCTTAATGTGGAAAAGGCCCGTTTTGATAAGATGATCTCCTCTGAAGAGATTCGCCAGCTCGTAGCAGCCCTTGGTACGGGCATTGGCCCTAAAGATTTTGATCCGGATAAGTGCCGTTATCACAAGATTATTATCATGACCGATGCTGATGTTGACGGTGCTCATATAAGAACTCTCCTTTTAACCTTCTTTTACCGTCAGATGATACCTCTGGTGGAAAGAGGATTTCTTTATATTGCTCAGCCACCTTTATATCGCATAGTAGAAGGCAAAAAAGAAACTTACCTGAAAGACGATCAGGACCTTGATGTCTACTTATTTGAACGGGCGGTAAAAAACATTGTGATAGAAATAGAAGGTAAAGGCTTTTCTCAGGCTGAGGCCAAGAAGTTCCTTAAAGAGCTGGCCGCTTTGGAAGAGGCCTTACAGGAGCTTTCACGCAAAGGTATTTGGCCAGAGGCGGCTATGGTGCTTTTAAACGCCGGAGTGAGCCGAGCTGATCAGTTTTCCGACCGTGAGTTTGTAGAAAACTTGGCCTCTTTGTTTAAAGATAAAGGTTTTCGCACGGGCAATATTCGTTTGAGCCGCTCGCGCGATGACGCTTACGAATTTGACGTTTCTTCGCGGGAGTTTTCTTATCTATTTTTTACGGTAAGCCCTTATATTCCCGTATTTAAAGAATATCGCAGAGCTCGTAAAAAATTTGAGGCCTTAAAAGATTATCTCGGCAAACCCATTAAAGTTATAGTTAGGGGAGAAGAAAAAACTTTTGATATGCTCCGCGACTTTCTTGAGTTTATAAGAGAAGAAGGCCGAAGAGGTATTCATATTCAACGCTACAAAGGTCTTGGAGAGATGAATCCTGAGCAACTCTGGCAGACTACTATGAATCCGGAAACCAGAAGGCTCTTGCGAGTTGACATTTCAGACGCCTCTTTGGCAGATGAGCTTTTTAATACCCTTATGGGAGAGAAGGTAGAACCAAGGCGTGAGTTTATACAGACTCATGCCCTTGAATACCGTGAGTTAGACATCTAGGAGGGCTTATGGAGTGTCAAAAAGAGAAAAACTTGGCTCGTTGTAATTGCACGTATGAGCCCTGTTCTAAAAAAGGTATATGCTGTGAGTGTTTGAGTTATCATTTATCAAGGCGAGAGCTTCCGGGATGTTGTTTTCCGCAAGAGGCAGAGCGCACCTGGGACCGTTCTTTTGAACACTTCGCCCGCTTGGTTAGAGAAGGAAAAATTTAATGGCGCGCCTGGGAGGACTCGAACCTCCAGCCTTTGGATTCGAAGTCCAACGCTCTATCCGGTTGAGCTACAGGCGCTTTTAATTATTTAGCCACAATATTTATCTTTTGCCAAGAATTTTATTTAAAAGAATATATAGAGACCGCTCAAGGAGGCTCTTTCTTCTGGCGCAGCCTCGCCATGATTCTTTCCTGGTATTACGGCAAATCCTTACTTCTCGTCACGGCAAGTCCTTTCCTTCTCCCACTGCGAGTCCTTTTCCTTACTGTCACTGCGAGGAGCCGTAGGAGATCCCTTTGCTGGTGCTCGGGACAGGCGAAGCAGTCTCTTAAGTAAATCATTTGCAAAACTATTTATATGAGACCTTTGCAAATTATATGAGACCTTTGCAAAATTCAAATAATATAGAAAATTCA from Thermodesulfatator indicus DSM 15286 harbors:
- the kdsB gene encoding 3-deoxy-manno-octulosonate cytidylyltransferase; this translates as MKIYGFIPARYGSTRLPGKPLALIAGRPMIVHVYERARLSSVLEKVVVATDDERIKKVVEEIEGEALLTSKEHTCGTERIAEAAEILRLAPDDIVVNIQADQPLLEPAVIEELVKPLLLNADLPMATVAVPIEREEDKHDPNRVKVVLNKEGQAIYFSRSLIPFYRPPGPSPTYLRHIGLYAYRKEFLDTFVRLSPGELEQAEKLEQLRALEHGYPIAVSVTKYECPEVDTPEDLKKIEELLAK
- a CDS encoding cupin domain-containing protein, with the protein product MIYFFPGKEVKFENHPKFSGVKWFPMIDKNKTDRVSVCYLLIEPGVEIPVHIHDPEIDSILVLEGEAEIYMNGGWHKVEAGDYLFVPAKEEHGVKNIGKTPLKLFIVHSPPLY
- the hisI gene encoding phosphoribosyl-AMP cyclohydrolase — translated: MIKPDFEKTGGLVPVIAQDYKTGDVLMLAYMNEEAWKKTLETGKVHYYSRSRNKIWLKGESSGHVQLVKEIFLDCDLDTVLIKVDQLGGAACHKGYRSCFYRRLDGNELKIVGEKIFDPEVVYGKKA
- the hisG gene encoding ATP phosphoribosyltransferase is translated as MEKKLKLGIPKGSLEKATMELFEKSGWRINVHHRNYFPDIDDPEIECAICRAQEMSRYVEQGILDCGITGKDWILENNSDVHTITELIYSKVSKRPARWVLAVPADSNIKRLEDLEGKKIATELVNFTKRYFAERGINVTVEFSWGATEAKVVQGLADAIVEVTETGSTIRAHGLKIIHELMQSTPQFIANHESWNDPWKRKKMEQLAIMLKGALRAHKLVGLKMNVARENLDKIVEILPSLNAPTISPLYQSDWFAVETVVSEDVVRELIPKLLEAGAQGIIEYALNKVI
- a CDS encoding tetratricopeptide repeat protein translates to MRFKKLLLFVFLLGMAACQSVEPPPSFYQEKSNVHLERAYIYYHEGRLAEALKEAFLAKDINPKDHNIYNLIGLIYMDKGQYNEAEKYFKKALEIAPDSPEILNNLGSLYLLKNEIKKAISCFEKALKDPFYPKPFIAYTNLAWAYYKLGDKDKAIYYLDKALNYNPRYSVAYFYRGLIALEEGILDKAQLDFRRAIRFNRQDMASRYYLGIVYFRLNQIEKAKKVWRSIIELAPESRWALKAEEKLMTLEELEGS
- a CDS encoding DUF2905 domain-containing protein, coding for MNPFEDLGKIIILVGLFMVFVGGIMILGSKIPFLGKLPGDILIKRDNFTFYFPLGTCILLSILLTLIFSLIFRK
- a CDS encoding epoxyqueuosine reductase QueH encodes the protein MKKSKILLHICCGPCALYPLKVLYKEGFEVTGYFFNPNIHPYQEFRRRIRALRQVAEIKNLPVIYDTEYGLRNFLRAITYREDKRCEICYLIRLEQTVKKALEEKAEAFTTTLLYSRYQAHSLIKDIAEDLAFRYKVPFLYKDFRIGWEEGQEEAKILDIYRQPYCGCIFSEEERYNKKLRRRLRRAKNESL
- the dnaN gene encoding DNA polymerase III subunit beta, which produces MKLIVEKESLLKVLSKVQGIADRKSSMAILSTILFKVLDSGIEISATDLELGFKSYVEAEVETPGALAVPARKFYEIVKDFPQERLILEEEGHYLNITSPGDDDVFFRLACLPAEDFPALPVTEEAGLIEIAGDLLAEMITKTIFCVATEETRFILSGIYMEQPEGEDVLRLVATDGHRLAMIDRQIENISSLNLNPGIIVPKKAAQEIKKLAQDIPILQFGLKDNHLIIAAPNMVLTARLIDGQYPDYRAVIPDVQENPVILPRQKLLEALKRTSIISAERYRPVAFHLNPGYLTLVAQHPDLGEAREKIPINYEGEEVALNFNAKYLIDALEAMNSEEVEFYLKDEDTPCIIKGPEDFGFLCLVMPMSSV
- the gyrB gene encoding DNA topoisomerase (ATP-hydrolyzing) subunit B: MKNNYKASQIKVLEGLEGVRTRPAMYIGSTGPEGFHHLLWEVVDNAVDEALAGFCTEIKVIIHEDNSITVADNGRGIPIDIHPTEGIPALEVVMTKLHAGGKFDHSVYKVSGGLHGVGVSVVNALSEWLIAEVHRDGKIYRQKYERGVTVTPLEVVGETQKSGTIITFKPDVEIFGELEFDYEIIENRLRELAFLNPKVKFILIDERTGAKQEFHYKGGIIEFVKHLNRRREVINKEPIYVSGEKDLVQIEVALQYHTGFNEICYSFVNNINTKEGGTHVIGFRAALTKAINRYIATHDNLPKALKIKVEGDDVREGLTTVISVRIPEPQFEGQTKTKLGNSEIKPLVESIVFEGLSRWFEEHPKEIRQILAKIVEAARAREAARRARELVRKKGQALDVMMAGKLAECQSKKPEERELFIVEGDSAGGSAKQGRDRRFQAILPLRGKILNVEKARFDKMISSEEIRQLVAALGTGIGPKDFDPDKCRYHKIIIMTDADVDGAHIRTLLLTFFYRQMIPLVERGFLYIAQPPLYRIVEGKKETYLKDDQDLDVYLFERAVKNIVIEIEGKGFSQAEAKKFLKELAALEEALQELSRKGIWPEAAMVLLNAGVSRADQFSDREFVENLASLFKDKGFRTGNIRLSRSRDDAYEFDVSSREFSYLFFTVSPYIPVFKEYRRARKKFEALKDYLGKPIKVIVRGEEKTFDMLRDFLEFIREEGRRGIHIQRYKGLGEMNPEQLWQTTMNPETRRLLRVDISDASLADELFNTLMGEKVEPRREFIQTHALEYRELDI
- a CDS encoding DUF6485 family protein gives rise to the protein MECQKEKNLARCNCTYEPCSKKGICCECLSYHLSRRELPGCCFPQEAERTWDRSFEHFARLVREGKI